From the genome of Candidatus Methylomirabilota bacterium:
AAATCTTTGGTACTGCGCTCGTGCCTGTTGGGGTCTCTTGGCAAATTGCTCCAACACCATCTGCGTATCTTGCCAACCATGATCATATCTCCCCAGCAACGTCGCATGGCCACTATACCGATACCTGCCTAATCCCCGCAGATCGCGCACGACCCCGATGCGAAGGGGATTGAGATGCAGATAGCGAATCAGCTCAAGAAAGTAAGGCTCCTCCTCACACACGATTGACTTGTAACGATTTTGAAACAGGTGGCCACTGCGCCGATGACGACGGTTAAAGGTACCTGCATAGCCCGTTAACAACGAGCGCATACTGCGCGCCAGCGGTCGTTGTGCTGTCCGCACGAGCAAATGGAAGTGATTGGGTAGCAAGGCCCAGGCATATACATGAAACGCCCCAGAACTGGCCAAGGCCCCGAGACGGGCGACGAAGTCGTTGCGATCCAAGTCATCGCGAAAAATGGCCTGCCGCATGATTCCACGGGCCATAACATGATGTAGGACGCCTGGAGCATCCAAGCGGGGACCA
Proteins encoded in this window:
- a CDS encoding transposase — encoded protein: MARGIMRQAIFRDDLDRNDFVARLGALASSGAFHVYAWALLPNHFHLLVRTAQRPLARSMRSLLTGYAGTFNRRHRRSGHLFQNRYKSIVCEEEPYFLELIRYLHLNPLRIGVVRDLRGLGRYRYSGHATLLGRYDHGWQDTQMVLEQFAKRPQQARAQYQRFVADGVDRGRRPEFQGGGLIRSAGGWAVVHRLRRGREGYAGDERILGGTEFVEQMREEIERSEHGPRGGSRRAVSLKVLIERVCQVERVRVESVEGGGRRAELCRVREGIAYLWVEWLGRTGRQLAVPLGVRPESVYRAARRGNRDGERWRRLLESK